In the genome of Phragmites australis chromosome 9, lpPhrAust1.1, whole genome shotgun sequence, the window GGTGAGAGATTAGACTATTGATGAGAgagagacttagaatattagaGGAGACTAGATTAATTATTCTTGCTTGCTTGATCTTTATTACATAACTATTGTCAACTATATATAGCCAGCCAACTTACAGAGTCCCAATCTGATTACAACTCGTTTATTTCTTCCCGCTGATTCTAACTTAGTCCTAACCGAATCCAACTTGCATACTTCTCCTAATCCGAGTCTTCTAACATATCTCTACTGATTTGATCTTCCAAACAAATGCCAACTTAGACACAAATTTTGTGATACGGATCGATAATGTTCCCCTTCATGCCATTTTTGCTTCATTTCGATCATTATTGATACGCCTAGCTAGCTAGGAGAGGTGGCTTGGGTAGAAGCTTCGAAAGCTACCGGCTGCGACCCACTTTGCTGGGATATCTTGTGCATGAATTATCAAACCTGAAATGCTAAGTCCTCGTGGTAAAGGGGATAACTTTTACAAATTGGAGTTTCTAATTATCACACTTCTTGTGCCAGTGATGGTATGCCTGTGTCGATTGTGGGAATTGAATTGAGGTGGGGAAAGAGTCCCCAATTTGGAAAGGATTGGCATCCCAAAGTTCCGATCTTGTCAAGTCACCCAACTCTATCTAGCAATGTAACTTGTCCGCAAGTGAATGTGCTTCCAACAAACATTTTATGGACCTTATCTTTCTCGAGTTGAGCAACTCAATCGTGCATTTTCTTTTAACTTTGCCGTAATCATGCTCTTTGCAGGTGAATCGAGTACATCACAACTTTAGGAAAGCCCCTGAATAGTAGTTTGTACCACAAATTGGATAATTCTGTCACAGCATGGCCTCAGCAGGCGTGGTGCGTTCTTTCATGGGATTTCAGAATGACACAAGTTCTAGTAGCGATGCAGATCGActtccaaatgagatgagcaaTATGAGCATAAGGGATGATAAGGTAATCTGCTCTCCCTAGAGTGGTTCATCATTATTGCATTTTGGTGGGTGATTAGTTTGTATTTGGTTTGTAAACAATGCAGGACATTGAAGATATAGTAGTCAATGGCAACGGGACGGAGCCTGGTCATATTATTGTGACAAGTATTGATGGAAGAAACGGGCAGGCAAAGCAGGTATCTTAAAAAGAAAAGTATATAAGTGGTGCCATGGCGAATTGTCCTTTTTGTCTATTTACTGTTGCCTCATAACAAAACCAAGTTTTGTGTACTGAGTTTCTGAGTTATATATGTGCACTGCAGACAATTAGCTACATGGCCGAGCGTGTGGTAGGTCATGGGTCCTTCGGAACTGTTTTCCAGGTTTGTTGCTGGACAAATTAGTATTATCACGAGTTGTTCGGTTGTTGATTTTAGTATTATATTTGTGATAGTGACTGATGGCTCCTTCACTTTTTTTGCTCCCCAATACGATCTTGTATAGGCTAAGTGTCTGGAAACTGGTGAGACTGTAGCCATTAAAAAGGTGTCTGAAAACTGGTGAGACTGTAGCCATTAAAAAGGTTCTTCAAGACAGGAGATATAAGAACCGCGAGTTGCAAACAATGCGAGTGCTTGACCACCCAAATGTGGTCTCTAAAGCACTGTTTTTTCTCAAAGACTGAGAAGGAGGAGGTTTACCTCAATTTGTTGCTTGAATATGTGCCAGAGACTGCTCATCATGTCATTAAACATTATAACAAGATGAACCAACGCATGCCATTGATATATGCAAAACTTTATATGTATCAGGTAAAGCTTACTCACTAGGAGTCGTAAACACATTCAATCATTACCGAATGATAATCTTAATTAGTAAAACCTTGTAATTGACAGATTTGTAGAGCTTTGGCGTACATTCATAACTGCATTGGAGTGTGCCACAGGGACATTAAGCCTCAAAATCTTCTGGTATATCTAGAGTAATCATCTAGCTTTTTGAACACTTACTGGAGAATTTTATCTTTAATCAAGTACTAACTGCAGCTTCAGATGATTTGATgcaatattatttttgcaacaGGTGAATCCACATACTCATCAGCTGAAATTGTGTGACTTTGGTAGCGCAAAAGTCTTGGTAGGATTATAACCAGTCAATATTCACATGAACACTGATATTTTGTCGTGTACGGTGTAcctaattatttttgtactgctGTAGGTAAAAGGAGAGCCGAATATTTCTTACATCTGTTCTAGGTACTACAGAGCCCCAGGGCTCATATTTGGTGCTACTGAATACACAACGGCCATTGATGTTTGGTCTGCCGGCTGTGTACTTGCTGAACTCCTTCTAGGACAGGTAAGAGATCACATAATTTGCATGTGCCATGTGTGAATATCTGGCTTATTGAAGCTATCTGCCTACAATCTGACTGTCTTTTCAACAGCCTCTATTCCCTGGTGACAGTGGTGTTGATCAGCTTGTTGAAATCATCAAGGTAAATTACTATCTCCCTCCCAAGTAAATTTCTGCCTGTTAGTTGCTTTTTCTCCACTTTAATGTCATTTTTCTCTCAGGTTCTAGGTACACCTACACGTGAAGAAATTAAGTGCATGAATCCAAATTATACTGAGTTTAAATTCCCTCAAATCAAAGCTCACCCATGGCACAAGGTAGGAACCATGTATTGGAGTGTTCCCTTCTTTTCCCCTAAGGTTGAAATCTAACATTACTGTCTCTCTGTGGCAGATCTTCCACAAAAGAATGCCTGCTGAAGCAGTAGATCTTGTGTCCAGGCTTCTGCAGTACTCACCAAACCTTCGATCCACTGCTGTAAGTGCAACTTCATTATTTGAGAAAATACTGTTCGGAGTTTAGTTCCTTCCTGTTATCACTGTTGTTTTTCTACTTTAAGCATTATTTAGATCACACGTTACTTACCTACCAGTTATCACTGCATCGCATGAACACTGTTTTTCACAAGTCTTGGTTGCTGCCATTTACATTGCAAGTTGCTTACTTATTACAGTTGGAAGCATTAATCCATCCATTCTTTGATGAACTTCGGGATCCAAACACCCGCTTACCAAATGGCCGTTTCCTTCCTCCTCTATTTAACTTCAAGCCCCACGGTAAGCCTGCGCTACTGACTTCACTTGTGCCGATAGAAACCTCAAAACTCCTGATCAATTAATATTTTGTTACTACTCTGGTGGAATCAAAACAGAGCTGAAGAGCGTGCCGACGGACTTCCTGGTGAAGTTGATCCCTGAGCATGCTCGGAAGCAATGTGCCTTTGTAGGATGGTGATTTGTGAGACGACGGCATTGAAGATTAGTTGAGAACCACATTGATGTCTATTAGAAACTGGAGGTCGACATTGCCTTATGTGTTATAAGATAGATGATGTATGTGATTATTCTTTGTCCGAGATTATCATCCCCCCTCaccccaaaaaggaaaaaaatgttgCCAATGTAACAAATCCATCCACGGTTCTGTAAAGTAGATGAAGAGTGTTGGAGTGTTCCCTTGAGTGCTTGTATCAGTTTGCAATGAACTCAGTTTGCCTGATTTGTAGCGCCATGCAAGGATGCACCCTTTGTATGACAATGCTCGGCCCTACATATATGGATCGAGGCTACTCATTCATTTGTACCAGAGATCTGTTGGATGCTTATCTTGTATGGCTCTTGTAACCTCCAAAGTCAGATGTTTTAGACACGCAAGTAAATGCATcttaacatatatatatatatatatatatatatatatatatatatatatatatatatatatatatatatatatatatatatatatatatatatatatatatatatatacacacggaATTGAGGATGTTTTCTTGGTTGTAAGCAAACTTGCTTATCAGTTCAGATAGTAACATTGCTCATGGGGAGATAGTAGTATCGATTGAACTGAAACCACAGCAATGAAAAGAAAATCTAAGCAGAAATTTGTTTTAAGAAATCCTAAGCATAAATCAACTATGAGAAGGTTTAAGTTGCAATTATCCGCACAGATCAATGAAAATATGAGTAGGAATTACTGATCAATTAAAAATGATCTAAGGAGAAATGGACATGCAAACAAAATTAACCCACTGCACTTCCGATGCTACACTTGTGCACCATGTAACAACTTTGAAAGGAGCAACAAAGAACGATTATCACCAAAGGCTATAGGTGACCAGCCAACAAGAACCAAGGATAAGTTAGTTCATTGCATTAAGACAAACATCAAGTGTAATGAAGCCCCAAGGTTTGTCAAAGATTACTTGTTTCATCCTACATTTACAAATCACATGACGCTACATCATCCTACAAGGCAAGTTGATGGTGATTTTGCCTAAGCGAGATCTCACCAAAGATGGAAGACAACACATAACCGTGTCAGTCATCAGTGGACTCCAACTGTTGTCCTCACTCTCTTAACAACACGGGCATATTCATAGAAGAGTTTGCTGTCCATGCCCATCGTTGTATTTATCGTCATACCACCTTTACAAGAACTATAGTTTCCACCAATTATCAGGTCAAAACCACCAAACTCTCTGATCAAGTCTTCAATTACATGTGTTTTCAGCTTCCAGATGCCATGTAGCTGCCTTAGTTCTCCAGTTTGTTCAGTTTTTGTCAACCATCTTCTCAGAATTTTCCTATTCACGTCAGATTCTTCAACAGATACTACACACTTCAGAGAAATACCTAGTCGATGGAGTGTTACTTCTGCACCTCCAATTCCACTGTAGATGGATAGCACTCTCATCCCATCTGGATACTTGTGTTTCAGGACTGACAAAAGGTAGGCCAGAGTATCAGTCTGAAATGTGAATTTCAGGGAAGCAAGTCTATCAGGTGGATTTAGTTCAAACAAATTTGTGTGGTTATGTGGGTAGCCCAGTATCCTTTCCACTTGACGTGGCTCTAAAGGGCTTAACTTATCCTTACCAACCCAAATAATGTTTGATGTCTTGCATTGGTGCATTATGTGCATctgcttatcttgtgaaagcaCTCCTCTTGACTCTTTAATCATCCTCCCCAGTCTCTCACATGTCTGCACAATCCCTACAACCTCTGTAGTAACAACATGGATATGTTTTCTTGTATCCCACGAGGGCCACCATTGCTTTGTGAATGGAAGTGCTTCTTCAATGGTCATCGGTGACTTCACAGCATGTCTTCTCTCTGTTGGAAGGTTATGAATGTAACCTTCCTTTCGCATCAGAGCTGAGAAGAAGTGACTGTTCACAAACTCTGGTTCCACGTTGTATAAGAACTGAGAGAGTTGACGCCATGTGTCTTTCGGAATTTCAACAACATTTCCATTGAAGAAATATGGAGGTCTAGTGAGGTCACCATGTACATTTGCACGACAGCCTGGTATCATTACCTGAAGTTCTTCTTTGACAGGTATATCATTGATCCCTGCACAGCGACCCATAAACCATGGATTGCTAGAGTGACTACTGGAGGCCCCTCTATCATCTATAAATATGTGCTTAGCCCTTTTAACCCTTGTGT includes:
- the LOC133929609 gene encoding probable inactive DNA (cytosine-5)-methyltransferase DRM3; amino-acid sequence: MAAPFAYRSSSIATVKIEDHAEDGGAEADAGILRNADVDPLHGRVQSRVKEEEEGQPSSSSSYLRSQFIGMGFLSKLVDKVLQKHDDIDSDTILESLFLFCKVQESGSESSDFLGSLFDSDNEENSSPLESRKGINQDIKPELDSFLEKRSYLLRTMNFSQKEVDLAFNKQGEEAPLEQLVDCIVIAQLGGSSGGIENGDATNENSPVDLRLSHEVSSAIDSFGQGAKVEELADSILARRIANSIEQKEVKVEPDFLDETETEYTIYQLSYSAMNCYDDDNGRDNTRVKRAKHIFIDDRGASSSHSSNPWFMGRCAGINDIPVKEELQVMIPGCRANVHGDLTRPPYFFNGNVVEIPKDTWRQLSQFLYNVEPEFVNSHFFSALMRKEGYIHNLPTERRHAVKSPMTIEEALPFTKQWWPSWDTRKHIHVVTTEVVGIVQTCERLGRMIKESRGVLSQDKQMHIMHQCKTSNIIWVGKDKLSPLEPRQVERILGYPHNHTNLFELNPPDRLASLKFTFQTDTLAYLLSVLKHKYPDGMRVLSIYSGIGGAEVTLHRLGISLKCVVSVEESDVNRKILRRWLTKTEQTGELRQLHGIWKLKTHVIEDLIREFGGFDLIIGGNYSSCKGGMTINTTMGMDSKLFYEYARVVKRVRTTVGVH